The nucleotide window AGCGCGAGGCGGACCGCTACGGCCTGAACCTCACCGGCGACTCCGGCGCCTTCCGCCGCATGCTGGTGAAGGCCGCCCGGGTGAACAAGATGGACCCCGAGCCGCCCCGATGGGTCGTGCTCAAGGGCATGAGCCATCCCCCCATCGGGGAACGGCTCGCCGCGCTCGACGCGCCCTGAAGCCGCTTTCAAGAAGCCGCCGGTGGATGGGCCTCCACTCCACTCCCCCTCGCCATCCAGGCCCACCCTCCGGCCGGCCGCCCCCGGACCGCTCCCCAACTGTCCGGTGGCACATCCGTCTTGAAACGTCTCTCCCTTCAACCGCTCACGTCGGCGGAGCGCCCTCCTTCAGCTTCTCCACCGCCACCAGGGTGATGGCCTTCACCAGGGCCTTCGCGCGGCGTCCCGCGGACGTCTCACCATGAGGGTCGACCTCCACCGCGTTGGCGATGTCCGTGAAGCCCTGCCGCTCGCCCCGGCGCAGGTGCAGCTCGCCCCGGCCCGTCAGCGCCACGGGGTTGCGCGGGTCTCCAGTCAGCGCGTGCGTGTACTCGGTGAGCGCGTCCTCCACCCTCCCGAGCTTCTGGTACACGGTGCCCAGCGCCGCGTGCGCCGCGGAGTCCTTCGGGTTCCCCTCCACGAGCCCCTCGAAGAGGATGCGCGCTTCCTCCAACCGGCCCGCCGCCGCCAGGTCACAGCCCACCTGCGCGATGGCCT belongs to Corallococcus exiguus and includes:
- a CDS encoding tetratricopeptide repeat protein codes for the protein MGRIIKHDGGEGLTMEIGTARRLKAFARGETTWAEVEGMTFEEAKAIAQVGCDLAAAGRLEEARILFEGLVEGNPKDSAAHAALGTVYQKLGRVEDALTEYTHALTGDPRNPVALTGRGELHLRRGERQGFTDIANAVEVDPHGETSAGRRAKALVKAITLVAVEKLKEGAPPT